Part of the Paenibacillus aurantius genome, TGCCGAAAGACGTACGTTTCGTCTACTGGGACTACTACCACACGGATCCCTCCTTCTACGAAGCTTATCTCGATATTCACCGCTCTTTCGGGTCGGAGCCTCTTTTTGCGGGGGGGATCTGGACATGGAATACCATAGCTCCCAATTACGGCAAAACCATAGCCACTACAAACGCTGCCCTTGCGGCTTGCAAGCAAAAAGGCGTTCGCGAAGTCTTTGCCACCTTCTGGGGCAATGACGGCAATGAGGCGAGCTATGCATCCGGAATCCTTGGTCTGCAGTGGTTCGCGGAGCACGGGTATGCGAAGGGAGTCCCGGATGCGGAGACGGTAAACCGGCGAGTAGCCGTTTGTTCCGGGGATGAAAGCCTCACCGGGGAGCATTTTCTTGCCTTAACCCTACTGGATGAAGTTCCTGGAGTGCCGGGAGGAAATTTAGGGGAGAGCAATCCTTCGAAATTCCTGTTGTGGCAGGACATTCTGATCGGCCTGCTGGACGCTAACATTGAATTTGTTCAAGAGGAGATTACCTCCCATTACCAGAATCTAACCCAGCGCTTATCAGAAATAAGATCAGAGAAGTATCAGACTCTGTTTGAATTCTATATGAAAGTAAGCGCCGTGCTCGAGATCAAGGCGGGGGTAGGCATTCGTTTGAAGCAGCATTACGACGAACGGCACAGGGAGGACATGGAACGAATCGTACAAGAAGAGCTTCCCGACCTGCTGGCCCGGATCGAGCGGCTGCGTGAGGCACACCGCCGGCTGTGGTTTCAAACGAACAAGCCGTTCGGATGGGAAGTGCTGGATATGCGTTATGGTGCGCTGCGAGCCCGCGTCGAATCCGCCCAATACCGGATTTCGGAATACGTAAACGGGTCCATCCCACGCATCGAAGAGCTGGAGGAGAGCAGGCTTTTGTTCGACTGGCAGAATTCCCTGACAGCCGATACCTCGATTGGAAGAAGCAATGATTATTACCGCATTGTAACCGCCGGCGTTTTCTTTATGATTTAGCAGACAGCCTATTAGAAGCCCGCCGTGGCTGCGGGCTTTTTGGCGTGTCAGGATGAACCCTATCGAAAAGGCTCTCCACCTCGGCAAACCCGCCGCTTTCGTCCGTG contains:
- a CDS encoding beta-N-acetylhexosaminidase codes for the protein MKRVIHLQGDRDEIALGVKEMAGHLKFSLSEDSGIPLIAIRTERQDALELEMNAKEIIIRFGAVHHFFRGLSLVFERWEELAGSQPSIRITEYPQFDLNGAMFDCSRNAVMHVEGVKRFVRIMAAMGLNMLMLYTEDTYEIEGMPYFGYMRGRYTQEELKEIDAYAALFGMEVIPCIQTLAHLAAALKWNYAQAFTDTEDILLVGEPQTYEFIENMITAASAPFRSKRIHIGMDEAHRLGLGQYLEKNGLHSRFDLMKEHLEKVLAITRSHGLEPMIWSDMYFRLGSKHGWYYDLDVEIPEPVIEAMPKDVRFVYWDYYHTDPSFYEAYLDIHRSFGSEPLFAGGIWTWNTIAPNYGKTIATTNAALAACKQKGVREVFATFWGNDGNEASYASGILGLQWFAEHGYAKGVPDAETVNRRVAVCSGDESLTGEHFLALTLLDEVPGVPGGNLGESNPSKFLLWQDILIGLLDANIEFVQEEITSHYQNLTQRLSEIRSEKYQTLFEFYMKVSAVLEIKAGVGIRLKQHYDERHREDMERIVQEELPDLLARIERLREAHRRLWFQTNKPFGWEVLDMRYGALRARVESAQYRISEYVNGSIPRIEELEESRLLFDWQNSLTADTSIGRSNDYYRIVTAGVFFMI